A DNA window from Actinokineospora baliensis contains the following coding sequences:
- a CDS encoding tachylectin-related carbohydrate-binding protein, translating to MKFAKRVTTLIAAVAVAATLPVVAAQTAAASPVPTCAPSAEVYGVEQDGRLFVYPHNEPENGGFSWGSKRYIGSGWNAGTVVAGPYGIFYLILPTGEVRGYIWSGSYWETFDGGAQYVVVASHDDFKYLTQAGNTNKVTSDVNGDLWFIDGVGELNYLGDSSSAKAKAAATGTVKDKLYNRTHTKVAKNGKQTKASVAAPGDWLGIDYIVSAGNGVLYTRHSATNELKRSEFDLVNGTTVAFQTPIGSGWNVFTHLTTVGGDTLYGSTNYGFWEYHYDATAGVWANNGQGKLVGSGWNGLARVLGNPGACFS from the coding sequence ATGAAGTTCGCAAAGCGCGTCACCACCCTGATCGCCGCGGTGGCGGTCGCGGCGACCCTGCCGGTCGTCGCGGCCCAGACCGCCGCCGCCTCCCCGGTGCCCACCTGCGCACCGAGCGCCGAGGTGTACGGGGTCGAGCAGGACGGGCGCCTGTTCGTCTACCCGCACAACGAGCCGGAGAACGGCGGCTTCAGCTGGGGCAGCAAGCGCTACATCGGCTCCGGCTGGAACGCGGGCACCGTCGTGGCGGGCCCGTACGGCATCTTCTACCTGATCCTGCCGACCGGTGAGGTCCGCGGCTACATCTGGTCGGGCTCGTACTGGGAGACCTTCGACGGTGGCGCGCAGTACGTCGTCGTCGCCTCGCACGACGACTTCAAGTACCTGACCCAGGCCGGGAACACCAACAAGGTCACCTCGGACGTCAACGGCGACCTGTGGTTCATCGACGGCGTCGGCGAGCTCAACTACCTCGGTGACAGCTCCTCGGCCAAGGCGAAGGCCGCCGCCACCGGCACGGTCAAGGACAAGCTGTACAACCGCACGCACACCAAGGTCGCCAAGAACGGCAAGCAGACCAAGGCCTCCGTCGCCGCCCCCGGCGACTGGCTGGGCATCGACTACATCGTCTCGGCGGGCAACGGCGTGCTCTACACCCGCCACTCGGCCACCAACGAGCTCAAGCGGTCCGAGTTCGACCTGGTGAACGGCACCACCGTCGCCTTCCAGACGCCGATCGGCTCCGGCTGGAACGTCTTCACCCACCTGACCACGGTCGGCGGCGACACCCTGTACGGCTCCACCAACTACGGCTTCTGGGAGTACCACTACGACGCCACCGCGGGCGTGTGGGCGAACAACGGCCAGGGCAAGCTCGTGGGCAGCGGCTGGAACGGCCTCGCCCGCGTCCTGGGCAACCCGGGTGCCTGCTTCTCCTAA